The Styela clava chromosome 2, kaStyClav1.hap1.2, whole genome shotgun sequence genome contains a region encoding:
- the LOC120335870 gene encoding paired box protein Pax-9-like isoform X2: MMQSPTQSQPVTFNSPHPATQGMVSIMPTTSNIRTSEQTFGEVNQLGGVFVNGRPLPNAIRLRIVELAQLGIRPCDISRQLRVSHGCVSKILARYNETGSILPGAIGGSKPRVTTPSVVNAIKDYKVRDPGIFAWEIRDRLLSDCICDKYNVPSVSSISRILRNKIGNVLHPNNPLNPNYTPGPTEVMKEVTATGPNPYSNHASAMYTPYMIQQGGKPTGLAPVPTVPTAPPSFRTPGMHYSMYHSHSISEILGFPRFDQPQISVSVTNSSVPGMNGHYSSQPNHISPVIDGISTSMSAKMEDWSAVPAYGVTPPAQVTSVEVNGGSANEIEKNHNVSHTNIPSNNHVHSTAYSSIKTTVENDYSTTSTPSLPATSYHNSHAYLPHQYAAVPSMNGWHHDHSRALHAANGSPTSAGHTMLPTMTQTQLGHHHQHHAQLHPQHNLAVHPSQNGVPVQLPVYLKTQATATRDSKLINGTKSPSHSHTPVSAMATANAS; this comes from the exons TCAGAACATCAGAGCAGACCTTCGGTGAAGTAAATCAACTTGGCGGAGTTTTTGTCAACGGTCGCCCGCTACCTAACGCCATTAGACTGCGGATTGTCGAACTAGCTCAACTTGGCATCAGACCTTGTGATATCAGCAGACAATTGCGAGTTTCACACGGGTGTGTGAGCAAAATCTTGGCTCGTTACAACGAAACAGGTTCAATATTACCAGGCGCCATTGGGGGCAGCAAACCTCGCGTTACCACCCCTTCGGTGGTTAACGCTATCAAAGATTACAAAGTCAGAGATCCTGGTATTTTTGCCTGGGAAATCAGAGATAGACTTTTGTCGGACTGCATATGCGACAAGTACAATGTGCCGTCTGTCAGTTCAATAAGTCGtattttgagaaataaaatTGGGAATGTGCTACACCCGAACAACCCACTAAACCCAAATTATACTCCTGGGCCAACTGAAGTGATGAAAGAAGTTACGGCTACTGGGCCAAATCCGTACAGTAATCATGCAAGTGCAATGTACACACCGTACATGATTCAACAAGGAGGAAAACCTACTGGTTTGGCACCCGTTCCGACGGTGCCCACAGCACCTCCGTCGTTTCGTACACCAGGAATGCATTATTCGATGTACCATTCACATTCAATCAGTGAAATACTCGGGTTTCCACGATTTGATCAGCCTCAGATTTCAG TATCCGTAACCAATTCCAGCGTACCCGGAATGAACGGACACTACAGCAGTCAACCCAATCATATTTCTCCCGTTATTGACGGAATTTCTACCAGTATGTCAGCCAAGATGGAGGACTGGTCTGCGGTCCCAGCATACGGTGTGACACCACCCGCCCAAGTGACATCTGTCGAAGTCAATGGAGGGTCAGCAAATGAAATTGAGAAAAACCATAACGTTTCGCATACCAACATCCCTTCTAAT AATCATGTGCATTCCACAGCTTACAGTTCGATTAAAACGACAGTGGAAAACGACTATTCTACAACATCGACACCTAGTCTACCTGCCACATCTTACCATAACAGTCACGCGTACTTACCTCATCAGTATGCTGCCGTACCTTCCATGAATGGGTGGCATCACGATCACTCCAGGGCCTTGCACGCTGCTAATGGATCGCCAACATCTGCTGGTCACACGATGTTACCAACGATGACGCAGACGCAACTCGGACATCATCATCAGCATCATGCACAATTGCACCCGCAGCACAACTTGGCAGTTCATCCCTCACAAAATGGCGTCCCAGTCCAGTTACCAGTTTACTTAAAAACGCAAGCAACCGCGACGAGAG ACAGTAAACTTATCAACGGGACAAAGTCGCCAAGTCACTCACACACACCGGTCTCGGCAATGGCAACAGCAAACGCCTCATAA
- the LOC120335870 gene encoding paired box protein Pax-9-like isoform X1, whose product MLSCMGFPPSTRRHFADFDAGCFSTAADLSLSSAMSSLARFHAKQQVRTSEQTFGEVNQLGGVFVNGRPLPNAIRLRIVELAQLGIRPCDISRQLRVSHGCVSKILARYNETGSILPGAIGGSKPRVTTPSVVNAIKDYKVRDPGIFAWEIRDRLLSDCICDKYNVPSVSSISRILRNKIGNVLHPNNPLNPNYTPGPTEVMKEVTATGPNPYSNHASAMYTPYMIQQGGKPTGLAPVPTVPTAPPSFRTPGMHYSMYHSHSISEILGFPRFDQPQISVSVTNSSVPGMNGHYSSQPNHISPVIDGISTSMSAKMEDWSAVPAYGVTPPAQVTSVEVNGGSANEIEKNHNVSHTNIPSNNHVHSTAYSSIKTTVENDYSTTSTPSLPATSYHNSHAYLPHQYAAVPSMNGWHHDHSRALHAANGSPTSAGHTMLPTMTQTQLGHHHQHHAQLHPQHNLAVHPSQNGVPVQLPVYLKTQATATRDSKLINGTKSPSHSHTPVSAMATANAS is encoded by the exons ATGTTGTCTTGTATGGGATTTCCTCCGTCTACTCGGAGGCACTTTGCTGATTTTGACGCAGGTTGTTTTTCTACGGCAGCTGATTTGTCTTTGTCAAGCGCAATGTCTTCCCTTGCCCGATTTCATGCAAAGCAACAAG TCAGAACATCAGAGCAGACCTTCGGTGAAGTAAATCAACTTGGCGGAGTTTTTGTCAACGGTCGCCCGCTACCTAACGCCATTAGACTGCGGATTGTCGAACTAGCTCAACTTGGCATCAGACCTTGTGATATCAGCAGACAATTGCGAGTTTCACACGGGTGTGTGAGCAAAATCTTGGCTCGTTACAACGAAACAGGTTCAATATTACCAGGCGCCATTGGGGGCAGCAAACCTCGCGTTACCACCCCTTCGGTGGTTAACGCTATCAAAGATTACAAAGTCAGAGATCCTGGTATTTTTGCCTGGGAAATCAGAGATAGACTTTTGTCGGACTGCATATGCGACAAGTACAATGTGCCGTCTGTCAGTTCAATAAGTCGtattttgagaaataaaatTGGGAATGTGCTACACCCGAACAACCCACTAAACCCAAATTATACTCCTGGGCCAACTGAAGTGATGAAAGAAGTTACGGCTACTGGGCCAAATCCGTACAGTAATCATGCAAGTGCAATGTACACACCGTACATGATTCAACAAGGAGGAAAACCTACTGGTTTGGCACCCGTTCCGACGGTGCCCACAGCACCTCCGTCGTTTCGTACACCAGGAATGCATTATTCGATGTACCATTCACATTCAATCAGTGAAATACTCGGGTTTCCACGATTTGATCAGCCTCAGATTTCAG TATCCGTAACCAATTCCAGCGTACCCGGAATGAACGGACACTACAGCAGTCAACCCAATCATATTTCTCCCGTTATTGACGGAATTTCTACCAGTATGTCAGCCAAGATGGAGGACTGGTCTGCGGTCCCAGCATACGGTGTGACACCACCCGCCCAAGTGACATCTGTCGAAGTCAATGGAGGGTCAGCAAATGAAATTGAGAAAAACCATAACGTTTCGCATACCAACATCCCTTCTAAT AATCATGTGCATTCCACAGCTTACAGTTCGATTAAAACGACAGTGGAAAACGACTATTCTACAACATCGACACCTAGTCTACCTGCCACATCTTACCATAACAGTCACGCGTACTTACCTCATCAGTATGCTGCCGTACCTTCCATGAATGGGTGGCATCACGATCACTCCAGGGCCTTGCACGCTGCTAATGGATCGCCAACATCTGCTGGTCACACGATGTTACCAACGATGACGCAGACGCAACTCGGACATCATCATCAGCATCATGCACAATTGCACCCGCAGCACAACTTGGCAGTTCATCCCTCACAAAATGGCGTCCCAGTCCAGTTACCAGTTTACTTAAAAACGCAAGCAACCGCGACGAGAG ACAGTAAACTTATCAACGGGACAAAGTCGCCAAGTCACTCACACACACCGGTCTCGGCAATGGCAACAGCAAACGCCTCATAA